Proteins encoded together in one uncultured Desulfosarcina sp. window:
- a CDS encoding ABC transporter substrate-binding protein, with amino-acid sequence MKKKAVAIISVFMVFYFFSAPVLAADTVKIAVMDPFSGNFRDIGDRYFEGIEYAVNEINNQGGLLGKKIEAVKVDTELKPDVATRKATKIMLKENVKFFTGGCGSSVAGAMSVLAEKNNLIYWTYGQEAASLTGPKCSRNFFRAAPNTDTHAYAMAAWVAKSEYKEVACIAQDYSAGIEYMDAFKRKLKEMNPSIKIVAELYHKLGEKDFAPYVSQIIASGAKIIYTPNWGNDLTLLVKQAKPLGLKAKFIGAYLSDDYMIRSVANDAAVLGSIACEDYLLSIPLKANKEFIAGFYKAKGFYPSWLRGKSYTATMFWAKAVKKAGSFDVDAVINAWEGLTYEGIAGPWYMRPCDHQAQVPMWMAELVENNEFFKHAHVGEPTMIPAKDIEVPCDKTGCPGFKK; translated from the coding sequence ATGAAAAAGAAAGCAGTTGCGATTATCTCAGTATTCATGGTTTTTTATTTCTTTTCGGCACCCGTACTCGCAGCAGACACGGTAAAGATTGCAGTAATGGACCCTTTCTCAGGCAATTTTAGAGATATTGGAGATCGCTATTTTGAGGGCATTGAGTATGCCGTAAATGAAATTAACAACCAAGGAGGGCTACTCGGGAAAAAAATCGAAGCCGTCAAAGTTGATACCGAACTCAAGCCGGACGTTGCGACCCGCAAGGCAACAAAAATCATGCTAAAGGAGAATGTTAAATTTTTCACTGGCGGGTGCGGAAGTTCGGTCGCTGGAGCAATGTCAGTGCTGGCAGAAAAGAACAATTTGATTTACTGGACTTATGGTCAAGAGGCGGCCAGCTTGACCGGCCCAAAATGCTCGAGAAACTTTTTCAGAGCAGCGCCCAATACAGATACGCATGCATACGCCATGGCCGCTTGGGTTGCCAAGAGTGAATATAAAGAGGTGGCCTGCATTGCCCAAGACTACTCTGCTGGCATAGAATATATGGATGCATTTAAACGGAAATTAAAAGAAATGAATCCTTCGATTAAAATTGTTGCTGAACTCTATCATAAGCTAGGGGAAAAGGATTTTGCACCTTATGTAAGCCAGATTATCGCATCGGGTGCGAAAATCATTTATACGCCCAACTGGGGCAATGACCTCACATTGCTTGTCAAACAGGCGAAGCCCCTTGGCCTAAAAGCAAAATTCATTGGTGCCTACTTAAGCGATGATTACATGATCAGAAGCGTAGCAAATGATGCAGCGGTTTTAGGAAGCATCGCATGTGAAGACTACCTCTTGAGTATTCCCTTGAAGGCAAATAAAGAATTTATCGCTGGATTTTATAAGGCTAAAGGATTCTATCCCTCCTGGCTACGCGGAAAATCCTATACTGCAACTATGTTCTGGGCCAAGGCCGTCAAAAAGGCCGGTTCGTTTGATGTAGATGCCGTTATCAACGCCTGGGAAGGCCTGACATACGAAGGTATTGCAGGGCCGTGGTACATGAGGCCTTGTGATCATCAGGCACAGGTCCCGATGTGGATGGCCGAACTTGTCGAAAACAACGAATTTTTCAAACATGCGCACGTTGGTGAACCAACAATGATCCCCGCGAAAGATATCGAGGTTCCATGCGATAAAACAGGATGCCCCGGCTTTAAGAAATAG
- a CDS encoding thiolase family protein, whose translation MTFEKNENDLVCVSAVRTPFGRFGGSLKDIDIYDLGAIAMRNAMERIKMVPDLVDEVWWGSGDTSSTKDPYTPVVARQTMLKAGIPPEKPSIAFDQACISAMAAVKYGARSIQLGEAKIVLAGGSTSFSTIPFLLRGLRWEGKRHSSFLVEDPIIPLGYKDYAPVAVDAGNVAVEYGVSREEQDEFACASHIKYGKAWKRGFFKNEIEPIEIVKKDRKGKIASKLIMDIDEQYRPDIKPEALAKLKPIFGNPTCTAGNAPGMNDGATAQIIMKRKKAEQLGFEIIFTIVNMSSIALAPRIMPVSPGFAIKKCMDEVKMNIDDMQFIEINEAFACVPLVSAKLLSNQRFMSANYKEVVKEASEMPILDNDDRQYQDLKTKLNVNGSAIAIGHPNTASGARLMMTAAYNLKENGGGFAACAICGGLTQGAASIIWVE comes from the coding sequence ATGACTTTTGAAAAAAATGAAAACGATTTGGTTTGCGTAAGCGCTGTAAGGACACCTTTTGGTCGTTTTGGTGGATCATTGAAGGATATAGACATCTATGATCTGGGAGCCATTGCCATGCGCAATGCCATGGAGAGAATAAAAATGGTCCCCGATTTAGTAGATGAAGTTTGGTGGGGTAGTGGTGATACATCAAGCACCAAAGACCCATATACTCCGGTAGTGGCCCGGCAAACGATGCTAAAGGCAGGAATTCCTCCTGAAAAACCGTCAATCGCCTTTGACCAGGCATGCATTTCTGCGATGGCCGCTGTCAAATACGGGGCAAGAAGTATTCAGCTTGGAGAAGCCAAAATAGTATTGGCCGGCGGTTCAACAAGTTTTAGCACAATTCCTTTTTTATTGCGGGGGCTAAGATGGGAAGGAAAACGCCATAGTTCATTTCTTGTAGAGGACCCAATTATTCCTCTTGGGTACAAGGATTACGCTCCTGTTGCCGTTGATGCAGGCAATGTTGCAGTTGAATATGGTGTTTCGAGGGAAGAACAGGACGAGTTCGCGTGTGCAAGCCACATTAAGTATGGCAAAGCTTGGAAACGGGGTTTTTTCAAAAATGAAATTGAGCCTATTGAAATAGTTAAAAAAGATAGGAAAGGAAAGATTGCTTCCAAATTGATAATGGATATCGACGAGCAGTATCGACCCGATATCAAGCCTGAAGCTCTGGCCAAGTTAAAGCCAATTTTTGGAAATCCAACGTGTACAGCTGGAAATGCACCTGGAATGAATGACGGCGCCACTGCACAAATAATAATGAAAAGAAAGAAGGCAGAGCAGTTAGGCTTTGAAATTATTTTTACCATTGTCAACATGTCATCAATCGCCCTTGCTCCCAGAATCATGCCAGTATCGCCAGGCTTCGCAATCAAAAAATGCATGGATGAAGTAAAAATGAATATTGATGACATGCAATTTATTGAAATAAATGAAGCTTTCGCGTGTGTACCACTTGTTTCGGCCAAACTTTTATCTAATCAAAGATTCATGTCCGCCAATTACAAAGAAGTGGTCAAAGAGGCATCAGAAATGCCTATCTTGGACAACGACGACAGGCAATATCAAGATTTGAAAACCAAACTAAATGTGAATGGAAGTGCCATTGCAATTGGCCATCCCAACACAGCAAGTGGAGCACGTTTGATGATGACAGCCGCTTATAACCTTAAAGAAAATGGCGGGGGCTTTGCCGCTTGTGCCATATGTGGCGGGTTGACCCAAGGTGCGGCCTCAATAATCTGGGTTGAGTAG
- a CDS encoding acetyl-CoA hydrolase/transferase C-terminal domain-containing protein → MNAENSDIYYRSRIMSADEAVQIIKSGDRVIDGHGAGQPTLLREAMVRKADELENVEVICGFALGESEYCQPEYQGSFIFNSVFNMRPTRQAHWEGRAEFTPAPFSELDRLFTTRLLPDVLFIQVTPPNKQGYVSMGISVDYTRAVVDYAKVVIAQVNKNMPWTYGDALIHVTDIDRFVLGDIPLHEIPIPKKISKIEKSIAKHIASLINDGDTIQTGVGAIPDTVISLLSNHKNIGIHTELASTGIMKMIEKGVINNSKKSIDKGKVVCTMLGGTKEFYNYVDQNPSFELRRSGYVNNPLTIAKQKNMVAMNSAIQVDLLGQVCADMIGPKQFSGVGGQLDFFRGASMADNGKSIVCMPSTAANGTVSRIVPFLDAGAAITDTRYDVMYIVTEYGIADLWGRTNSQRAKELIKIAHPDFQEELEKEYYEKILMVA, encoded by the coding sequence ATGAACGCCGAAAATTCTGACATTTACTATCGTTCAAGGATCATGTCAGCAGATGAAGCAGTGCAAATCATTAAGTCAGGAGATCGGGTTATCGACGGTCATGGGGCAGGACAACCCACCCTACTTCGGGAAGCAATGGTTCGAAAGGCGGATGAATTAGAAAATGTAGAGGTGATTTGCGGCTTTGCATTAGGGGAGTCGGAATATTGTCAACCGGAGTATCAGGGAAGTTTCATTTTTAATTCTGTTTTCAATATGCGCCCAACCCGCCAAGCCCACTGGGAAGGGCGTGCAGAATTTACACCCGCCCCATTTTCTGAATTGGATAGACTTTTTACCACACGGTTGTTGCCGGACGTGCTCTTCATCCAAGTAACACCACCGAACAAACAGGGCTATGTCAGCATGGGAATCAGTGTTGATTACACCCGGGCAGTAGTTGATTACGCCAAAGTTGTAATTGCCCAAGTAAATAAGAATATGCCGTGGACATATGGAGATGCACTAATACATGTCACTGATATAGATCGATTCGTACTGGGCGATATTCCCCTTCATGAAATACCGATTCCAAAAAAAATTTCCAAAATTGAAAAATCTATAGCCAAGCACATCGCGTCATTGATAAACGACGGCGACACAATTCAGACAGGCGTCGGGGCGATTCCTGACACGGTTATATCCCTACTCAGTAATCATAAAAATATCGGTATCCACACGGAGCTAGCATCTACTGGCATCATGAAAATGATAGAAAAAGGGGTTATAAATAATTCAAAAAAATCAATCGATAAAGGCAAAGTTGTTTGCACAATGCTGGGAGGAACCAAGGAATTTTATAATTACGTAGATCAGAACCCATCATTCGAATTACGCCGCAGCGGATATGTGAACAACCCTTTGACTATTGCGAAACAAAAAAACATGGTCGCTATGAATTCTGCGATTCAGGTTGACCTGTTAGGACAAGTTTGTGCCGATATGATAGGGCCCAAGCAGTTTAGCGGCGTAGGAGGCCAGTTAGACTTCTTTCGAGGCGCTTCGATGGCAGATAACGGAAAATCTATTGTCTGTATGCCATCTACAGCAGCCAATGGAACAGTCTCCAGAATCGTACCTTTTCTAGATGCAGGAGCAGCAATCACTGATACAAGATACGATGTCATGTACATTGTTACAGAGTATGGTATTGCAGACCTATGGGGAAGGACAAATAGCCAACGTGCCAAAGAACTCATAAAAATTGCGCACCCTGATTTCCAAGAAGAGTTGGAGAAAGAGTATTACGAAAAAATACTAATGGTTGCATAA
- a CDS encoding ABC transporter ATP-binding protein, producing MKQANNILEVKDIRKDFSGLDVLTGVDFTVKKNERHAIIGPNGAGKTTLFNIITGNYKSSAGRIIFKDTDVTKKPPYILSRMGMARSFQITNVFPEMSVFENIRAGVRSLHGLQHNFFKRSGSIPEINKETEKILEKVGLTDVMNETVSALSYGRQRALEIGITLSTKPDLILLDEPTAGMTREETIDAIKMINEVTTGRSLVIIEHDMDVVFSLADTVSVLHYGTILASDKPTEIRNNQKVKDAYLGEG from the coding sequence ATGAAGCAAGCAAATAATATCTTAGAAGTCAAAGATATTCGCAAAGACTTTTCCGGCCTTGATGTCCTGACCGGAGTTGATTTCACAGTCAAAAAGAATGAGAGGCATGCCATAATCGGCCCCAATGGTGCCGGGAAAACTACTTTGTTTAATATTATAACAGGCAACTACAAATCTTCGGCAGGGAGAATCATATTCAAAGATACTGATGTCACAAAAAAACCCCCTTACATCCTTTCACGTATGGGAATGGCACGTTCTTTTCAAATAACAAATGTCTTTCCCGAAATGAGCGTTTTCGAAAACATACGTGCCGGTGTAAGATCCCTACATGGGTTGCAACACAACTTCTTTAAACGATCAGGAAGCATCCCAGAAATAAATAAAGAAACTGAAAAAATACTGGAAAAAGTCGGTCTGACCGACGTTATGAACGAAACGGTAAGCGCCCTTTCCTACGGCCGGCAACGTGCTTTGGAAATTGGGATAACCCTTTCCACAAAACCAGATCTAATTCTTTTGGATGAACCCACGGCAGGAATGACTCGGGAAGAAACCATTGATGCAATTAAGATGATAAACGAGGTTACGACGGGACGATCCCTTGTCATAATCGAGCATGACATGGATGTTGTTTTTTCACTTGCAGATACCGTTTCAGTTTTACATTACGGAACCATACTTGCCTCCGACAAACCGACAGAAATAAGAAACAATCAGAAAGTCAAGGATGCCTATCTAGGAGAGGGGTAG
- a CDS encoding VOC family protein, whose protein sequence is MIKKIDHIGIIVKDIEEGKKQFSDGLGLEMESEEISHEYNCKIAFFPCGEVMLELVEPLGPGAILDFLEKCGGGLHHICYRVANIEETMKKTSKNFILKDKEPRPGAQGSKVFFLDPESILNIETEFVERADTKS, encoded by the coding sequence ATGATAAAAAAAATTGACCATATTGGAATTATTGTGAAAGACATAGAAGAGGGGAAAAAACAATTTTCCGATGGGTTAGGGTTAGAAATGGAATCAGAAGAGATTTCCCATGAATATAATTGTAAAATCGCCTTTTTCCCTTGTGGCGAAGTGATGTTAGAACTTGTTGAGCCGCTCGGACCTGGTGCTATCCTTGATTTTCTGGAGAAATGTGGGGGAGGTCTCCATCATATCTGCTACCGGGTAGCAAATATTGAAGAAACAATGAAGAAAACAAGCAAAAATTTTATTCTGAAGGATAAGGAGCCAAGACCGGGGGCGCAAGGTTCAAAAGTATTTTTCTTGGACCCTGAAAGCATACTGAACATAGAAACAGAATTTGTTGAGAGAGCAGACACTAAATCTTGA
- a CDS encoding branched-chain amino acid ABC transporter permease has translation MYKKNYSNLGMRGILVLFAGIAIPLIFPAYRVLLVTEAIIFSLFAVSFNLLLGYAGLLSFGHAMFFGTSAYITAIVLGKMTGCPLLVAVLIAVLATTAISFLSGILLLRHKGHYFALLTLAFNSLFYALATKWHSITGGDDGLSVPRPDVSLGFTKLNMSDITTFYFFTLIIIGMTLLFCWYFTKTAMGQTVCLIRENEERMKFLGYNTNISRLYLFTFTGSLAGFAGSFYAIFFQFTSITAISIDMSTTVLLMTFIGGTGTFIGPIIGAFVFTFLQDYLSDITDRWPLIMGFIFIFMVLYIPGGLSNIFISIKNRLLGHRNSTGNFETER, from the coding sequence ATGTATAAAAAGAACTACTCCAACTTAGGTATGCGCGGAATTTTAGTCCTATTTGCTGGGATTGCCATTCCATTAATCTTTCCTGCATACCGGGTACTGTTGGTTACAGAGGCTATTATTTTTTCTCTTTTTGCGGTCAGTTTCAACCTTCTGTTAGGTTATGCAGGGCTCTTGTCCTTCGGCCATGCGATGTTTTTCGGCACGAGTGCATATATTACAGCAATTGTGCTTGGCAAGATGACCGGTTGCCCCCTATTGGTAGCGGTTCTGATTGCCGTATTGGCAACAACGGCAATCAGTTTTTTGTCGGGCATTCTCCTTCTCCGTCATAAGGGGCATTATTTTGCCCTGCTAACCCTTGCGTTCAATTCACTGTTTTATGCCCTTGCCACCAAGTGGCATTCAATTACCGGAGGCGACGATGGTCTAAGTGTTCCGCGGCCCGATGTAAGCTTAGGATTCACGAAGCTGAATATGTCAGACATCACAACTTTCTATTTTTTTACCCTCATCATCATCGGCATGACTCTTCTTTTCTGTTGGTATTTCACAAAAACGGCTATGGGGCAAACAGTTTGCCTGATCAGGGAAAATGAAGAACGGATGAAGTTCCTGGGCTACAACACGAATATTAGCCGATTGTATCTCTTTACTTTCACCGGGTCCTTAGCAGGCTTTGCGGGTTCTTTTTATGCCATTTTCTTTCAATTTACATCCATAACCGCCATCAGTATCGACATGTCAACAACGGTCCTGTTGATGACTTTCATTGGGGGAACCGGGACATTTATTGGGCCGATCATTGGCGCTTTTGTCTTTACTTTTCTTCAAGACTACCTCAGTGACATTACCGATCGGTGGCCGCTTATCATGGGGTTCATCTTCATATTTATGGTTCTTTATATACCGGGTGGATTGTCCAACATTTTTATTTCCATAAAAAATCGCTTATTGGGACATAGAAATAGTACAGGAAATTTCGAAACGGAAAGGTAA
- a CDS encoding branched-chain amino acid ABC transporter permease, whose amino-acid sequence MSQMLIFLLHGLAYAGLLFLISSGLTLVFGMMNVLNFSHAAFYMLGAYFSFSILKITGNFWLSIIVCPILLFVIGALVERFLLRRVHAFGNVHELLLTFGLAYIITETVKWVWGNFPLAVSVKGFLAGNVQLFGLTYPTFRLFIISCAITIGLIMCLVIYKTRVGIIVRAAVNDSQMVSALGINVQFVFMNVFAAGAALSGFAGVIAGPLLTTYPNMANEILIDAFVVIVIGGFGSLGGALLASLIIGQLQTFGVMLIPKMSMALIYMLMAAVLIIKPSGLFGEE is encoded by the coding sequence ATGAGCCAAATGCTTATTTTTCTCCTTCATGGGCTTGCATATGCCGGGCTACTTTTCCTGATTTCATCTGGATTGACACTGGTTTTCGGCATGATGAACGTTCTTAATTTTTCCCATGCCGCTTTCTATATGCTTGGGGCCTATTTCTCGTTCTCCATTCTCAAAATAACCGGCAATTTCTGGCTTTCCATTATTGTCTGCCCTATTCTTCTATTCGTTATTGGGGCACTGGTGGAAAGGTTTTTACTGCGAAGAGTGCACGCCTTCGGCAACGTTCATGAACTGCTTCTTACTTTCGGGTTAGCCTATATCATCACCGAAACAGTAAAGTGGGTTTGGGGAAATTTTCCTTTGGCCGTCTCTGTCAAGGGTTTTTTAGCCGGTAATGTCCAACTTTTTGGATTAACATATCCTACCTTCCGCCTTTTCATCATATCTTGCGCCATAACCATCGGTTTAATCATGTGTCTCGTAATTTACAAGACCAGGGTAGGAATTATCGTTCGGGCTGCCGTCAATGATAGCCAGATGGTTAGCGCACTTGGGATCAACGTCCAGTTTGTTTTCATGAACGTATTTGCAGCAGGTGCAGCGTTATCCGGATTCGCCGGTGTAATCGCCGGACCTCTCCTCACCACATACCCCAACATGGCCAATGAAATCCTGATAGACGCATTCGTGGTTATTGTTATCGGCGGCTTTGGAAGCCTTGGTGGCGCACTGCTGGCATCCCTGATTATCGGCCAACTCCAGACATTCGGAGTCATGCTGATACCCAAAATGTCCATGGCGCTAATATACATGCTCATGGCTGCTGTTTTAATAATTAAACCTTCTGGCCTTTTCGGTGAGGAATAA
- a CDS encoding sigma-54-dependent Fis family transcriptional regulator — protein MKMEFARKKRIDWQYIAVVATVIGSALNHQTFARVFDLEKSEVNEVIGLAEKNGCLKRTKNAFKFCMCPLFPKKIELITDRFQTPVLRYLLEIKAKKLDEKLISIANRLIDNGIAVGDVVLMINEMGNRAKSEHRMDHALIFYNRSAAYCMAYRLKKNLFVRCVLSISKLDFMRGMSPLRTLELQKKALSLVNESNLTAEDALLMLYAGIGMHFAEEEDDGFLCRKRGDDYLKQFENEEISNEALPLIGWHFYLQGNFEGAIAYYETMILAIENRKDVEIIAFAYPPIIFSYIFLGELNRALVLNEIIYKHAMECQDYLAATLMYAISGRVHLYMHHIENARTILYKAYAECLQEGYGWGKYYTLFGLCLLHLKEGKYDACRETLVLAGEIAKKHNFRRINASPFVLEALRMIEIHGLAAIEGMRYEDELQKNIRSNNVHLAGVSYRHMALLKKDRDGQNNEILDGLKRSIDLLHKSGNQVELGKSYVELARFLNETGDRREAECNAQFGWQLLGPHVNEHFPNELRNLVKSEELSLEIGVQLETSWLELRHIINPERLVTRLLTSLSRIIKVESAAVVTISSDGLPAVLISQNIQIEERQSVQYQRMLAMVSCAVENRELIVSFNENVMRGKVLIDLDMKPGFILCVPFFNQDKVGAVLYLESYYKNTDLSETDRESIRAFEKNMSPHLFAILDYGNARQKEISGLATGSDVGNDVLQKNVCPSTDETVNLLLSRVRKIAGTDVPVLFTGESGVGKEVFAKELYMQSRQKAAFIKVNCGAIPESLIESELFGYERGSFTGANQTKKGYFEVADNGTILFDEIGELSLLSQVKLLRVLQEREITRIGGTEPIKVNFRLIAATNKDLREEVERGAFRLDLYYRLNVLQLEIPPLRKRKSDIPGLAKFFVEKHCRNLQMDICKIHPDCFMWLLDYDWPGNVRELENVMQKAVLLTDGNEIRVENLEQNCEYKYIGSEKIKTLEEMNRDYIKKIIGYCNGKIGGADGAAALLDIKRTTLISRMKKYGII, from the coding sequence ATGAAAATGGAATTTGCCCGGAAAAAGAGAATCGATTGGCAGTATATCGCCGTTGTTGCCACGGTCATCGGTAGCGCTTTGAACCATCAGACTTTTGCGAGGGTTTTTGATTTAGAAAAATCTGAGGTCAATGAGGTGATTGGATTGGCGGAGAAAAACGGGTGCCTTAAAAGAACAAAAAACGCATTCAAATTTTGTATGTGCCCCCTTTTTCCCAAAAAGATAGAATTGATCACAGACCGTTTTCAAACTCCGGTTTTAAGATATTTGCTGGAAATCAAGGCCAAGAAATTGGATGAAAAACTCATTTCAATTGCGAATCGACTGATAGACAACGGTATTGCTGTCGGTGACGTTGTTTTGATGATCAACGAAATGGGAAACAGGGCAAAATCGGAACATCGTATGGACCATGCCCTTATTTTTTACAACAGAAGTGCGGCCTATTGCATGGCCTACCGGTTAAAGAAAAATCTGTTCGTCCGATGCGTGCTGAGCATCAGCAAACTCGATTTTATGAGGGGCATGAGCCCTTTGAGGACATTGGAGTTGCAAAAAAAAGCCCTGTCGCTCGTTAACGAGAGCAATCTAACCGCCGAAGATGCGCTGTTGATGCTGTATGCGGGAATTGGTATGCATTTTGCCGAAGAGGAAGACGATGGGTTTCTTTGCAGGAAAAGAGGTGATGATTACTTAAAGCAATTTGAAAATGAAGAAATCAGTAACGAGGCTCTCCCTCTTATCGGGTGGCACTTCTATTTGCAGGGCAACTTTGAAGGCGCCATTGCTTACTACGAAACAATGATCCTTGCCATTGAAAACCGCAAGGATGTGGAAATCATAGCATTCGCGTATCCGCCGATTATTTTCAGCTATATTTTTCTGGGTGAGCTGAATCGCGCGTTGGTTCTGAATGAAATCATTTATAAACATGCCATGGAATGTCAGGACTATTTGGCGGCAACACTGATGTATGCGATTTCAGGGCGCGTCCATCTATACATGCATCACATCGAAAATGCCAGAACCATTCTGTACAAGGCGTATGCCGAATGCCTGCAGGAGGGTTACGGATGGGGGAAATATTATACGCTTTTCGGCCTGTGCCTGTTGCATTTGAAGGAGGGAAAGTATGATGCCTGCCGGGAGACTCTGGTTCTGGCGGGCGAGATTGCAAAAAAACATAATTTTAGAAGAATAAATGCATCTCCTTTTGTCTTGGAAGCTTTAAGAATGATTGAAATTCATGGGTTGGCTGCCATTGAAGGCATGCGGTACGAGGATGAATTACAAAAGAATATTCGCTCCAACAATGTACACTTGGCCGGCGTTTCTTACCGGCACATGGCATTGTTGAAAAAGGACCGGGATGGGCAGAATAATGAGATTTTGGACGGCCTAAAGCGAAGTATCGATCTGTTGCATAAGTCGGGAAATCAAGTTGAGTTGGGAAAGAGCTATGTTGAATTAGCCCGTTTTTTGAATGAAACGGGCGATAGAAGGGAAGCCGAATGCAATGCTCAGTTTGGGTGGCAATTATTGGGCCCCCATGTGAATGAGCATTTCCCCAATGAACTCAGAAACCTGGTGAAATCCGAAGAGCTTTCTCTGGAAATCGGCGTACAGCTTGAAACCAGTTGGCTGGAATTGCGCCATATCATCAATCCGGAACGGTTGGTGACCCGGCTATTGACCTCGCTGAGCCGCATCATAAAGGTGGAAAGCGCTGCTGTTGTAACGATTTCCAGTGACGGTTTGCCCGCGGTTCTGATTTCTCAAAATATCCAGATCGAAGAGCGTCAGTCCGTTCAATACCAAAGAATGCTGGCCATGGTGTCCTGCGCCGTTGAGAATCGAGAGTTAATCGTTTCATTCAATGAAAACGTCATGAGAGGGAAAGTGCTGATCGATCTGGACATGAAGCCCGGGTTCATCCTCTGTGTGCCATTTTTCAACCAGGACAAAGTGGGAGCAGTCCTCTATCTTGAAAGCTATTACAAAAATACCGATTTGAGTGAAACGGACCGCGAAAGTATTCGGGCATTTGAAAAGAATATGTCGCCGCATCTGTTCGCCATTCTTGACTATGGCAATGCGCGACAGAAGGAAATTAGCGGCCTGGCGACGGGTTCGGATGTAGGCAATGACGTCCTCCAAAAAAATGTTTGCCCCAGCACGGACGAGACGGTCAATTTGTTACTGAGCCGGGTTAGGAAAATTGCCGGTACCGATGTGCCGGTTTTGTTTACAGGGGAAAGCGGCGTCGGGAAGGAGGTTTTTGCCAAAGAACTTTATATGCAAAGCAGGCAAAAGGCTGCGTTTATAAAAGTGAATTGCGGCGCCATCCCCGAGAGCCTGATTGAGAGTGAACTCTTCGGATACGAAAGAGGATCGTTCACGGGGGCCAATCAGACTAAAAAGGGGTATTTTGAGGTGGCCGACAACGGTACGATATTGTTTGATGAGATCGGTGAATTATCCTTGTTGTCGCAAGTCAAATTGCTGCGTGTCCTCCAAGAGCGTGAAATTACGCGTATCGGCGGAACAGAGCCCATTAAGGTGAATTTCAGGCTGATTGCCGCGACCAACAAGGATTTAAGAGAAGAAGTCGAAAGGGGGGCGTTTCGGTTGGATCTCTATTATCGGCTTAATGTACTGCAATTAGAGATTCCCCCGCTGAGAAAAAGGAAATCAGATATTCCCGGACTTGCAAAATTTTTTGTTGAAAAGCATTGCAGAAATCTGCAAATGGATATTTGCAAGATTCATCCGGACTGTTTCATGTGGCTTCTTGATTACGATTGGCCCGGCAATGTCCGGGAGTTGGAAAATGTAATGCAGAAGGCGGTATTGCTTACCGATGGGAATGAAATTAGAGTGGAAAATTTAGAGCAAAACTGTGAATATAAATACATTGGTTCCGAAAAAATAAAGACCCTTGAAGAGATGAACCGTGACTATATAAAAAAAATCATTGGGTATTGTAATGGAAAAATCGGGGGGGCTGATGGGGCGGCTGCATTACTAGACATTAAGCGGACTACATTGATTTCCCGCATGAAAAAATATGGTATTATTTGA
- a CDS encoding ABC transporter ATP-binding protein — MLIDVKDIHAYYGKSHILHGVSMQLQKGELVCLLGRNGVGKTTTMKSIMGLVPAQSGSIVFNGQELTDRPPHEIARCGVGIVPETRRIFGSLTVHENLLIGIKKSLKTDDNVQSWTLERIYESFPLLKKRQHNKGKHLSGGEQQVLTVARTLMGNPELILVDEPTEGLAPLIVKDVLDMLSKVRESGVTVLMVEQNFNAAINVADRFYIMGKGHIVFEGNEKALLAAKDVRKTYLEV, encoded by the coding sequence ATGCTGATTGACGTTAAAGACATACACGCTTATTACGGAAAAAGCCACATTCTTCATGGTGTTTCCATGCAATTGCAAAAAGGGGAACTGGTTTGCCTTCTGGGAAGAAACGGAGTAGGAAAAACAACGACCATGAAAAGCATCATGGGCCTGGTCCCAGCGCAATCGGGAAGCATCGTTTTCAACGGACAGGAACTGACAGACCGTCCACCCCATGAGATCGCCCGATGCGGAGTCGGGATCGTTCCGGAAACACGCCGGATATTTGGAAGTCTGACGGTCCATGAAAACTTGCTGATCGGCATCAAAAAATCTCTCAAGACAGACGATAATGTCCAGTCCTGGACCCTGGAACGGATATACGAATCGTTTCCGCTTTTGAAAAAACGCCAGCACAACAAAGGCAAACATCTTTCCGGAGGCGAGCAGCAGGTACTCACCGTGGCCCGAACCCTCATGGGAAACCCGGAATTGATTCTCGTCGACGAGCCCACCGAGGGTTTGGCGCCACTGATCGTAAAAGATGTGCTCGACATGTTGTCCAAGGTACGCGAATCCGGGGTAACCGTCCTCATGGTAGAGCAAAATTTCAATGCCGCCATCAATGTTGCCGACCGGTTTTATATCATGGGTAAGGGTCATATCGTTTTTGAAGGCAATGAGAAGGCTCTGTTAGCGGCAAAAGATGTGCGAAAGACCTATTTGGAGGTCTAG